The following coding sequences lie in one Spinacia oleracea cultivar Varoflay chromosome 1, BTI_SOV_V1, whole genome shotgun sequence genomic window:
- the LOC110803374 gene encoding probable methyltransferase PMT7, with protein MGINGLFADSKGGQTLMVGLILVAACFYAGTLFANNTPLLGIPTSSSASSSTSSLGSLSFTNRVSQTNRRTPLAIPQSGMNVCPINLNEHIPCHDPSYVKDLLPSLDLSRKEELERHCPPLEKRLFCLVPPPKDYKIPIKWPISRDYVWRSNVNHTHLAEVKGGQNWVHEKDRLWWFPGGGTHFKHGALEYIQRLGNMTTNETGDLRNAGVFQVLDVGCGVASFGAYLLPFDIQTMSFAPKDGHENQIQFALERGIGAMIAAISTKQLPYPTSSFDMVHCSRCRVDWHENDGILLREVDRLLRPDGYFVYSAPPAYRKDKDYPVIWDKLMNITTAMCWKLIAKKVQTAIWIKPGDQTCVQENVEQNLIQICDVADDSKPSWNKPLHNCVTKSGEISNPNKLPPRPERLSVYSESLSRLGISREQFATDTLFWQRQVEQYWMLMNVNKTEIRNVMDMNALWGGFAAALNSYPVWVMNVVPSTMDDTLTAIYGRGLLGAFHDWCEPFSTYPRSYDLLHASYLFSHNKGHNNNCLLEDVMLEMDRMLRPEGFIIIRDEERIMSRIKDLAPKFLWDVNSYQLRNKHNENESVLICRKKFWAIV; from the exons GTTCCTTAAGCTTTACAAACAGAGTTTCTCAAACTAATCGAAGGACACCATTGGCGATCCCTCAATCAGGGATGAACGTATGCCCAATCAACTTGAATGAACATATACCTTGTCATGATCCTTCTTATGTGAAAGATTTGCTACCAAGTCTAGATCTTTCGAGGAAAGAAGAACTGGAGAGGCACTGCCCTCCTCTCGAGAAGCGTTTATTCTGTTTGGTACCTCCCCCCAAGGATTATAAAATACCCATAAAATGGCCAATCAGCAGGGACTATGTTTGGCGTAGTAATGTGAATCATACTCACCTTGCAGAAGTGAAAGGGGGACAAAATTGGGTTCATGAGAAAGACAGGTTGTGGTGGTTTCCTGGTGGTGGTACTCATTTCAAGCATGGAGCCCTTGAATATATTCAAAG GTTAGGAAATATGACCACTAATGAGACAGGTGATCTCCGTAATGCAGGGGTGTTTCAGGTTCTAGATGTTGGCTGTGGTGTTGCCAGCTTCGGAGCATATCTGCTTCCATTTGATATACAAACAATGTCTTTTGCACCCAAAGATGGGCATGAAAATCAGATTCAATTTGCTTTAGAACGAGGAATCGGCGCAATGATAGCTGCCATATCCACAAAACAACTTCCTTATCCTACAAGTTCATTCGATATGGTACATTGTTCAAGATGCCGTGTTGATTGGCATGAAAATG ATGGCATCCTGTTGAGAGAAGTGGACCGCCTCTTAAGACCGGATGGTTACTTTGTATACTCTGCCCCGCCAGCATACAGAAAGGATAAAGACTATCCTGTTATATGGGATAAGTTGATGAATATAACAACAGCCATGTGCTGGAAACTCATAGCCAAAAAGGTCCAAACAGCAATCTGGATTAAACCAGGGGATCAAACATGTGTCCAGGAGAATGTGGAGCAGAACCTGATACAAATATGTGACGTGGCCGATGATTCAAAGCCATCATGGAATAAACCACTGCATAATTGTGTAACAAAAAGTGGTGAAATATCAAATCCTAATAAACTTCCTCCACGGCCAGAGCGTCTTTCAGTGTATTCTGAGAGTCTGAGCAGATTAG GTATAAGTCGAGAGCAATTTGCTACAGACACACTATTTTGGCAGCGTCAAGTTGAGCAGTATTGGATGTTGATGAATGTTAACAAGACAGAGATTCGAAATGTCATGGACATGAATGCTCTTTGGGGTGGTTTTGCTGCAGCATTAAATTCATATCCTGTTTGGGTCATGAATGTGGTTCCTTCAACCATGGATGACACATTGACTGCTATTTATGGCAGAGGTTTGCTAGGTGCTTTCCATGATTG GTGTGAGCCTTTTTCAACTTATCCTCGATCGTATGATCTTTTGCACGCGAGTTATCTTTTCTCTCATAACAAAGGACACAATAACAATTGTCTCCTGGAGGATGTCATGCTCGAGATGGATCGTATGCTGAGACCCGAG GGTTTTATAATTATCAGGGATGAAGAACGGATCATGTCGAGAATTAAGGATCTTGCACCAAAATTCCTTTGGGATGTGAACTCATACCAGCTACGAAACAAACATAATGAAAACGAATCTGTGCTAATTTGTAGGAAAAAGTTCTGGGCAATTGTCTGA